The Desulfobacterales bacterium genome contains a region encoding:
- a CDS encoding (Fe-S)-binding protein, with the protein MDKVNKLSLSIKKLDAEIKTCSKCGICQSVCPLYCETRFEPDSARGKLSILDGIIDNILENPQNILDRLNRCLLCGSCENICPRGVNTIEIFFKARALIHDYIGLSAIEKIIFKKIIGKPTFFNSLINTGSKIQKFLLFKKNNYYGTCGNRFIPNVLSDRSILPISSQSVQDSISSKGYNFKTDAKVAFFIGCLIDKIFPNIAHKTLDVLNHFGIDVYIPQAQGCCGIPALSSGDIDTFKKLVLYNVELFEKVNFKYLISSCSTCSFVIKKLWPKMFGSQNMKLTNKIESISKKVIDINQFIVSNFSITEPDLKKLSNRPLITYHDPCHLRKSMGIYKEPRQLISASSKYLFKEMEESSRCCGLGGSFNLNHYEFSVNIGKKKIDNIIASGCQTVATSCPACMIQLFDIFSKTTENIAIKHTIEIYGESINQGDNE; encoded by the coding sequence ATGGATAAAGTTAATAAACTAAGTCTTAGTATAAAAAAACTTGATGCAGAAATAAAAACTTGTTCTAAGTGCGGCATTTGCCAATCTGTTTGCCCACTATATTGCGAGACAAGGTTTGAGCCTGATTCTGCAAGGGGAAAATTATCTATACTTGATGGCATTATAGATAATATATTAGAAAATCCTCAAAATATTTTAGACCGACTGAATAGATGCCTTCTTTGTGGCTCATGTGAAAATATATGCCCAAGGGGCGTTAATACTATAGAAATATTTTTTAAGGCAAGGGCTTTAATTCATGACTACATTGGACTTTCAGCTATAGAAAAAATTATTTTTAAAAAAATAATTGGAAAACCTACATTCTTTAATAGCTTAATAAATACTGGTTCAAAGATTCAAAAATTTCTATTATTTAAAAAAAATAATTATTATGGAACTTGCGGGAATCGTTTTATCCCTAATGTATTATCTGATCGCAGTATTTTACCTATTTCTTCTCAGTCAGTCCAAGATAGCATATCTTCAAAGGGATATAACTTTAAAACTGATGCGAAAGTTGCTTTTTTTATTGGATGTTTGATTGATAAAATATTTCCTAATATAGCCCATAAAACATTAGATGTATTGAATCATTTCGGCATAGATGTTTATATTCCCCAAGCTCAAGGATGTTGCGGAATACCAGCTTTATCAAGTGGGGATATTGATACTTTCAAAAAATTAGTATTATATAATGTTGAACTATTTGAAAAAGTTAATTTCAAATATTTAATTTCTTCATGTTCAACATGTTCATTTGTGATTAAAAAGCTATGGCCTAAAATGTTTGGATCTCAAAATATGAAATTGACAAATAAAATAGAATCTATATCTAAAAAGGTAATTGATATTAATCAATTTATTGTTTCTAATTTTTCAATAACAGAGCCTGATTTAAAAAAACTTTCTAACCGCCCATTGATAACTTATCACGACCCATGCCATTTAAGAAAATCAATGGGCATTTATAAAGAACCAAGACAGTTAATTTCAGCATCTTCAAAATATTTATTTAAAGAAATGGAAGAAAGTAGTCGATGTTGCGGCTTAGGCGGTTCTTTTAATTTGAATCATTATGAATTTTCAGTTAATATTGGCAAAAAAAAGATTGACAATATAATAGCTTCAGGATGTCAAACAGTTGCTACATCTTGCCCAGCATGCATGATTCAGCTTTTTGATATTTTTTCAAAAACAACAGAAAATATTGCAATTAAGCATACAATTGAAATTTACGGGGAATCTATAAATCAAGGTGATAATGAATGA
- a CDS encoding diaminopimelate epimerase — translation MKFYKYHGLGNDYIVLDPCEIGHNLNSSKIITICHRNLGIGSDGILYGPFNIENNSFSLRIFNPDGSEAEKSGNGLRIFSRYLWDKGVVSDLPFSILTLGGETKAQVFDNGAIVSVELGNLSFYSKDIPMIGENREVINEVMEINGEKLRYCAANIGNPHCVIFDREISEKEAKILGPLIEKSHLFPNKINVQFIKILDKNNIQIEIWERGAGYTLSSGTSSAASAGIAFKLGLCSSNITVHMQGGTIEVSIKDGFHVSIKGSVTKIAEGFICKEIFI, via the coding sequence ATGAAATTTTATAAATACCACGGACTTGGAAATGATTATATTGTTCTTGACCCTTGTGAAATAGGGCATAATTTAAATTCTTCAAAAATTATTACTATCTGTCATAGAAATTTGGGTATTGGTTCTGATGGCATACTTTATGGACCATTTAATATTGAGAATAATTCTTTTTCTCTTAGAATTTTTAATCCAGATGGAAGTGAAGCTGAAAAAAGTGGAAATGGTTTAAGAATTTTTTCAAGATACCTTTGGGATAAAGGTGTTGTATCTGATTTACCCTTTAGTATTTTAACCCTTGGAGGAGAAACTAAAGCTCAAGTATTTGATAATGGAGCAATTGTTTCAGTTGAATTAGGTAATCTTAGTTTTTATAGTAAAGACATTCCAATGATAGGTGAAAATAGAGAAGTAATAAATGAAGTGATGGAAATAAATGGTGAAAAGCTTCGGTATTGCGCCGCTAATATTGGAAACCCCCATTGTGTAATATTTGATCGAGAAATTTCAGAAAAAGAAGCAAAAATTTTAGGTCCTTTAATTGAAAAATCTCATTTATTCCCTAATAAAATCAATGTTCAATTTATAAAAATACTTGATAAAAATAATATACAAATAGAAATTTGGGAAAGGGGGGCAGGATATACCCTTTCTTCAGGAACGAGCAGCGCTGCCTCTGCTGGAATAGCTTTTAAACTTGGGCTTTGTAGCTCAAATATAACTGTTCACATGCAAGGAGGTACAATAGAAGTAAGTATAAAAGATGGATTTCATGTTTCCATAAAAGGTTCTGTTACAAAGATAGCTGAAGGTTTTATTTGTAAAGAAATATTTATATAA
- the panP gene encoding putative pyridoxal-dependent aspartate 1-decarboxylase, translated as MNKRNSKSPKLVADWKRLMSTFIRPENEESKETLIKYMEQILFGLHDFLSKHVGITEEIGLKELSDNFSDTQISEEPEKKLAEVIIDIIQEIAPQAVNVASPYFIGHMTSAIPFFMVHLKTIVTALNQNVVKLETSKVVSVLEKQIIAKIHRLIYNMDEDFYNQHVQNVNTTLGSFTEGGTLANLTALWVARNSLFPPKDNFKGIEEEGIYAAYRAYDIDRVVILVSRLGHYSLRKSTGVLGIGNENVIPINIDNKKHIDLSELIEAIKFFTKKGSRTKIAAIVGIGGATETGTVDPLYQLGEICSEYNIYYHVDAAWGGPTLMSPKYRHILKGIELADSVTIDGHKQFYMPMSSGMIYFKDPTKLDSIAYHSNYVNRLGSVDLGIKSLAGSREANSLILDSAIKIMGSKGYALLIEHGIETARCFANEIEKKDHFEVITQPELNILTYRICPLEYKELLISSDPEQKKAINEKLNEINTIVQRLQRASGKSFVSRTKIKVKSISDDEIVVLRAVLMNPMTNKKILLEIIDEQERIYNETFLKKRTSSNFPNQLITDQFF; from the coding sequence ATGAATAAAAGAAATTCAAAAAGCCCTAAATTAGTTGCTGACTGGAAAAGATTAATGAGCACTTTCATTCGTCCTGAAAATGAAGAATCAAAAGAAACTCTTATAAAATATATGGAACAAATTCTTTTCGGGCTTCACGATTTTCTTAGTAAACATGTTGGAATTACTGAAGAAATAGGACTTAAAGAACTTTCTGATAATTTTTCCGACACTCAAATAAGTGAAGAGCCTGAAAAAAAACTTGCTGAAGTAATAATCGATATTATCCAAGAAATAGCGCCTCAAGCTGTAAATGTTGCTTCTCCATATTTTATAGGTCACATGACATCGGCTATTCCTTTTTTTATGGTTCACCTTAAAACAATAGTTACAGCCCTAAATCAAAATGTAGTTAAATTAGAAACATCAAAAGTAGTATCCGTATTAGAAAAACAAATTATAGCTAAAATTCATCGTCTTATATACAACATGGATGAAGATTTTTATAATCAGCATGTTCAAAATGTTAATACAACTTTAGGGTCTTTTACCGAAGGAGGAACTCTTGCTAATTTAACTGCTTTATGGGTTGCGCGAAATAGTTTATTTCCTCCAAAAGATAACTTTAAAGGGATTGAAGAAGAGGGGATATATGCCGCCTATAGAGCTTATGATATTGACCGGGTAGTAATTCTTGTATCAAGATTAGGGCACTATTCTTTGAGAAAATCGACTGGCGTATTAGGTATAGGAAATGAAAATGTAATTCCTATCAATATAGACAATAAAAAACATATAGACTTATCTGAGCTTATAGAAGCGATAAAATTTTTTACAAAAAAAGGAAGTAGAACCAAGATAGCTGCAATTGTTGGAATTGGTGGCGCAACAGAAACAGGGACAGTAGATCCTCTTTATCAACTCGGAGAAATATGCTCCGAATATAATATTTACTATCATGTTGATGCCGCATGGGGTGGGCCTACTTTGATGTCTCCAAAATATAGACACATTTTAAAAGGGATAGAACTTGCTGATTCTGTAACTATTGATGGACATAAGCAATTTTATATGCCCATGAGTTCTGGAATGATATATTTTAAGGATCCTACTAAGTTAGATTCAATAGCATACCACTCAAATTATGTAAACCGTCTTGGTTCCGTTGATCTTGGAATTAAATCTTTGGCAGGTTCAAGGGAAGCTAACTCCCTTATACTTGATAGTGCTATAAAAATAATGGGAAGCAAAGGTTACGCACTTTTAATTGAGCACGGCATAGAAACAGCTCGATGTTTTGCAAATGAGATAGAAAAAAAAGATCATTTTGAAGTTATAACCCAACCAGAGCTTAATATTCTAACTTATAGAATTTGCCCTTTAGAATATAAAGAGCTTTTAATATCAAGCGATCCAGAACAAAAAAAAGCTATAAACGAAAAACTTAATGAAATAAACACAATAGTTCAAAGGCTTCAGCGAGCTTCAGGTAAAAGTTTTGTATCAAGAACAAAGATAAAAGTTAAATCCATATCAGATGACGAAATAGTTGTACTTAGAGCTGTTCTTATGAATCCAATGACAAACAAAAAAATACTTCTTGAAATAATTGACGAACAAGAAAGAATATACAACGAAACTTTTTTAAAAAAAAGGACATCCTCAAATTTTCCTAACCAATTGATTACCGATCAATTTTTTTGA
- a CDS encoding septum site-determining protein MinC, protein MIVFNDKKTPTIKALKESIPSVRLKGVGDSLWVTLDPNLDIEYIKKELSVLFERLKHLAVNSRIIIDTGKEEGYDQLIEELGDFLKKTFYVGLVSKPPKKRSPEEEKLRRDDMNTSWDQHNSDALIITGRVRSGQKIKAKNHLIIFGNVNPGAEVSAGGDIVVLGSLCGTCMAGFPVNEEAIIFALDFRPTQVQIGGYIAAGIPSSQKQPEYAYVENCSIVVEDYIKSNPFGNLPWPKVR, encoded by the coding sequence ATGATAGTATTTAATGATAAAAAAACACCAACAATTAAAGCACTAAAAGAATCTATTCCCTCTGTAAGATTAAAAGGCGTAGGAGATAGTCTTTGGGTGACATTAGATCCTAACCTTGATATAGAATATATCAAAAAAGAGTTATCAGTCTTATTTGAAAGGCTTAAGCATTTAGCTGTTAACTCAAGAATAATTATTGATACCGGCAAAGAAGAAGGATATGATCAATTAATTGAAGAATTAGGGGACTTTTTAAAAAAAACTTTTTATGTTGGATTGGTTAGTAAGCCTCCTAAAAAAAGGTCTCCTGAGGAAGAAAAACTACGTAGAGACGATATGAATACTTCATGGGACCAACACAACAGTGACGCTTTAATAATTACTGGACGAGTTAGATCTGGTCAAAAAATTAAGGCAAAGAATCATCTTATAATTTTTGGGAATGTAAATCCAGGAGCAGAAGTTTCTGCCGGAGGAGACATAGTTGTATTAGGAAGTTTATGTGGGACATGCATGGCGGGTTTTCCAGTTAATGAAGAAGCCATCATCTTTGCACTTGATTTTAGACCTACTCAAGTACAGATCGGCGGTTATATTGCCGCAGGAATTCCATCCTCTCAAAAACAGCCTGAATATGCTTATGTGGAAAATTGCTCAATTGTAGTAGAAGATTATATAAAATCTAATCCGTTTGGAAATTTACCTTGGCCAAAAGTTAGATAA
- a CDS encoding radical SAM protein — translation MDQDKQETYNGFEQGPIRPPSEAKSLLIRITRNCPWNRCKFCPVYKGTEFSIRPVEYIIKDIDLLHRIIIGLNSKIDNSGYISNNDISSVAEKVNPNELDAFYAALNWLSGGMKSIFLQDANSLIIKPKDIIAILKHIKNCFPWVERITSYARSHTIAKISDDDLKMIEDAGLNRIHIGLESGSDKVLSMINKGVTKETHIKAGLKVKKAGIELSEYLMPGLGGVELSEIHAIESADALNQINPDFIRLRTLAIPNSVELFEDYEKGTFKKCSDVMVVNEILLFLENLKGITSSIKSDHILNLFEELKGKLPNDKEKMMTVLKSFLELAPQKQMIYQVGRRLGIMHNLSDIQNSTLSTSAYETCLKLGITPENVDSIIYEIMKKFI, via the coding sequence ATGGATCAAGATAAACAAGAAACTTATAATGGCTTTGAACAAGGCCCTATTAGACCGCCAAGCGAAGCAAAAAGCCTTCTAATTCGAATAACAAGAAATTGCCCTTGGAATCGATGTAAATTTTGTCCGGTCTATAAAGGAACAGAATTTTCAATTAGACCAGTTGAGTACATAATTAAAGATATAGACTTACTCCATAGAATAATTATAGGACTTAACAGCAAAATTGATAATTCGGGTTATATAAGTAATAATGATATAAGTTCTGTAGCTGAAAAAGTAAATCCTAATGAACTGGATGCTTTTTATGCGGCATTGAACTGGCTTTCTGGAGGAATGAAATCAATTTTTCTTCAGGATGCCAATAGTCTCATAATAAAACCAAAAGACATTATTGCAATTTTAAAGCATATAAAAAATTGTTTCCCATGGGTTGAACGAATTACATCCTACGCAAGATCACATACTATCGCAAAAATATCGGATGATGACCTTAAAATGATAGAAGATGCCGGTTTAAATAGAATACATATAGGCCTTGAATCTGGATCAGATAAAGTTCTTTCCATGATTAACAAAGGTGTTACAAAAGAAACTCATATCAAAGCTGGTCTTAAAGTAAAAAAAGCAGGTATAGAATTGTCAGAATATCTTATGCCAGGGCTTGGTGGAGTAGAGTTATCCGAAATACACGCTATTGAAAGTGCTGATGCTTTAAATCAAATTAATCCCGATTTTATAAGACTTAGAACTCTCGCTATCCCTAACAGTGTCGAACTTTTTGAAGATTATGAAAAAGGAACTTTTAAAAAATGTTCAGATGTGATGGTTGTAAACGAAATTCTTCTTTTTTTAGAAAACCTAAAAGGAATTACAAGTTCTATAAAAAGCGATCATATCCTTAACTTATTCGAAGAACTTAAAGGAAAGCTCCCGAACGATAAAGAAAAAATGATGACTGTTCTTAAATCATTTTTAGAATTAGCTCCCCAAAAACAAATGATTTATCAAGTAGGGAGAAGGCTTGGAATCATGCATAATTTAAGCGATATCCAAAATTCAACTCTAAGCACCAGTGCTTATGAAACTTGTTTAAAACTTGGAATAACGCCAGAAAATGTTGATTCTATCATCTATGAAATCATGAAAAAATTTATATAA
- a CDS encoding AarF/ABC1/UbiB kinase family protein — protein sequence MLPILRIFRKKPLERWKKITKEYRNLAIELGGVLIKLGQFLSIRVDILPLEITKELADLQDEVPPESLEKILLQVENDFKKPISKIFEWFSDTPLGSASLAQVHAAKLKTGEDVVVKILRPGIDVVVETDLASIGLALKWLKLYKPVSKRVDLDWLEEEFSKVTRNELVVDKEAKNAERFANDFQDVSYVYIPKIFLEYCGNRTLTMENVNYIKMGDLKKISSVGISGAQIADKLHDIYMKQIFETNFVHVDPHPGNLFIKPLPTEEEIAKGIIDFRPNDNVPYSKDRPFRIVFVDFGMVAEIPERLRTSIREFAIGIGTRDAHKIVQSYVKGGVLAKGADLIRLEEAHESLFDRFWGIRMGDLKGKGLNEAFAFINEFWDLVYDIPFQFQADMLFIMRAVGILSGMATNLDPNFDPFAKAIPFAEKFAKEDFQQNWQGILQEGYRFGHLLLKFPNHIESILSQTQQGKLNIQMSLAPDSRKHIQKIESGLARLGWMILTSATLVSGVQLYNANPNLIMSKIFFIMSALSFLIGIRKK from the coding sequence TTGCTTCCTATTTTAAGAATATTTAGAAAAAAACCCCTTGAAAGATGGAAAAAAATTACAAAGGAATATAGGAATCTTGCTATAGAACTTGGGGGAGTTTTAATCAAGTTAGGACAATTTTTAAGTATAAGAGTAGATATTTTACCTTTAGAAATAACAAAGGAGCTTGCTGACCTTCAAGATGAAGTTCCTCCAGAATCCCTTGAAAAAATTTTATTGCAAGTTGAAAATGATTTTAAAAAGCCAATTTCCAAAATTTTTGAATGGTTTTCTGATACTCCTTTAGGTTCTGCTTCATTAGCTCAAGTCCATGCAGCGAAGCTTAAAACAGGAGAAGATGTTGTTGTAAAAATTTTAAGACCCGGCATTGATGTTGTAGTTGAAACTGACCTTGCTTCAATAGGGTTAGCCTTAAAATGGCTTAAACTCTATAAACCTGTAAGCAAACGAGTTGACCTTGACTGGCTTGAAGAAGAATTTTCTAAAGTTACGCGAAATGAATTAGTCGTTGATAAAGAAGCAAAAAATGCTGAAAGATTTGCAAATGATTTTCAAGATGTCTCTTATGTATATATACCAAAAATTTTTTTAGAATATTGCGGAAATAGAACTCTTACAATGGAAAATGTAAATTATATTAAAATGGGTGATCTAAAAAAAATATCATCTGTTGGAATAAGTGGAGCTCAGATTGCCGATAAACTTCATGATATATATATGAAACAAATATTTGAAACTAATTTTGTTCATGTTGACCCCCATCCTGGAAATCTTTTTATCAAACCCCTTCCAACAGAAGAAGAAATTGCAAAGGGCATCATTGATTTTCGGCCTAATGATAATGTCCCCTACTCAAAAGACAGACCTTTTCGAATAGTTTTTGTGGATTTCGGTATGGTCGCAGAAATTCCTGAAAGGCTTCGAACTTCCATAAGAGAATTTGCTATTGGAATCGGAACAAGAGACGCCCACAAAATTGTTCAATCCTATGTTAAAGGCGGTGTTCTCGCAAAAGGAGCTGATTTGATAAGGCTCGAAGAAGCCCATGAATCATTATTTGATAGATTTTGGGGAATACGAATGGGCGATTTAAAAGGAAAGGGCTTGAATGAAGCTTTTGCATTTATTAATGAGTTTTGGGACCTTGTATATGACATCCCTTTTCAATTTCAGGCTGATATGCTTTTTATTATGAGAGCTGTAGGAATTCTTTCAGGTATGGCGACTAATCTTGACCCAAATTTTGATCCTTTTGCAAAAGCTATACCTTTTGCAGAAAAATTTGCAAAAGAAGATTTTCAACAAAATTGGCAGGGAATTTTACAAGAAGGCTATAGATTTGGCCATCTTCTCCTTAAATTCCCAAATCACATTGAAAGTATTCTTAGCCAAACTCAGCAAGGTAAATTAAATATTCAAATGTCTTTAGCTCCTGATTCAAGAAAACATATTCAAAAGATAGAAAGTGGCCTTGCAAGGTTAGGATGGATGATATTAACTTCAGCGACTTTAGTTTCAGGAGTGCAGCTTTATAACGCTAATCCCAACTTAATAATGAGTAAAATATTTTTTATAATGTCTGCATTAAGCTTTTTAATTGGGATAAGAAAAAAATAA
- a CDS encoding DUF342 domain-containing protein: MIEEKIIVSCPSCQRMIRFSAELINTKVICDKCQQEFEIKNDKDNDANQLTMATLALKYKFITEEQLKKASEIKQQELNNGNDLPIETVLEQIGLLNQKNINILKVLHEKELDNAFGIIAIKNNFVTEKDIKKALDKQTKIFKETKSIKLIGEILVEDGFITQEQCKSILLKQQRIRDSFVPPPAEPADKTELEKDFWVKRSVDKVFGNIIIYNKFASNSDIEEALEKQLKIFEQEKQYKFLGDILVEDKKISIEQRNFVAFEQERADLVSDSDISGVVDFFETVYDSEFTIKVSNDKQLAYIIFKDISFNAQNPVTFEMIKEKLKESHIIYGIADDNLINGLLKFKGLQAKPFKIAEGKHAQEGKDAFVKYYFEIEHLTVGTAKEGDVIDFRERGTIPHVKNKALLAECEPMVKGEPGINIYGQKIPIASTRDIKLKAGKGVQLSDDGLKVFATSDGQPKLSIGYTISVLTDLDIKEDICLKTGNIYFDGNINVNGSIQNGFKVKGGNLKAKEILAADIDVTGDIKTDGGIIGATIKCQGNIRAKYISKSKINVYGDVFVQKEVLDSEIISSGAFKVEKGKIIASIISAKKGIDAVDIGTEISQSCKIRIGCDDLAESEKHELNLELTKIKEKIEQFSIELQAFEKREKEIHKKISLSAQIQDRSNVNIRNLRRAIKEFEQKSQEAKIIEANNLIKTFEAKIIEAEKNIPLLFDEQDKIEDLIKLQKEKIKIAENEIEDFNQKIDQITEIASKIPSNPLLNIRGELISGTSVAGPNVSMVIQNSIKKIKIKEIHNTDPKAEKEWELKAISVK; encoded by the coding sequence ATGATAGAGGAAAAAATAATAGTATCTTGTCCATCTTGTCAAAGGATGATTCGGTTTTCAGCAGAATTGATTAATACAAAAGTAATCTGCGATAAATGCCAACAAGAGTTTGAAATAAAAAATGACAAGGATAATGATGCTAATCAACTTACTATGGCTACTCTCGCTTTAAAGTATAAATTCATCACTGAAGAACAGCTCAAAAAAGCATCTGAAATAAAACAGCAGGAATTAAATAATGGCAATGATCTTCCTATTGAAACAGTGCTTGAGCAAATTGGACTACTGAATCAAAAAAATATAAATATTCTTAAAGTACTCCATGAAAAAGAACTTGATAATGCTTTTGGAATAATTGCTATCAAAAATAATTTTGTAACTGAAAAAGACATAAAAAAGGCTTTAGATAAACAAACCAAAATATTTAAAGAAACTAAATCAATAAAGCTGATTGGAGAAATATTAGTTGAAGACGGATTCATCACTCAAGAACAATGCAAGTCAATACTTCTTAAACAGCAAAGAATAAGAGATTCTTTTGTTCCACCTCCAGCAGAACCAGCAGACAAAACAGAATTAGAAAAAGATTTTTGGGTAAAAAGAAGCGTAGATAAAGTATTTGGCAATATAATTATTTATAATAAATTCGCATCTAACTCTGATATTGAAGAAGCTTTAGAAAAGCAGCTAAAAATATTTGAACAAGAAAAGCAGTATAAATTTTTAGGCGATATACTTGTAGAAGATAAAAAAATAAGCATTGAACAAAGAAATTTTGTTGCCTTTGAGCAAGAGAGAGCAGATCTTGTATCTGATTCGGATATAAGCGGAGTTGTAGATTTTTTTGAAACAGTTTATGATAGTGAATTCACTATCAAAGTATCAAACGATAAACAGTTAGCCTATATCATTTTTAAAGATATTAGTTTTAATGCCCAGAATCCTGTTACATTTGAAATGATCAAGGAAAAGCTTAAAGAGAGCCACATTATTTATGGAATCGCTGATGATAATTTAATTAACGGATTATTAAAATTTAAAGGTTTACAAGCCAAGCCTTTTAAAATTGCTGAAGGAAAACATGCCCAGGAAGGCAAAGACGCTTTTGTAAAGTATTATTTTGAAATTGAACATTTAACAGTTGGTACAGCTAAAGAAGGAGATGTAATTGACTTTCGTGAAAGGGGCACAATCCCCCATGTTAAAAATAAAGCACTTTTAGCTGAATGTGAGCCTATGGTAAAAGGCGAACCTGGTATTAATATTTATGGCCAAAAAATTCCTATTGCCTCTACAAGGGATATTAAATTAAAAGCTGGCAAAGGCGTACAATTATCAGATGACGGGCTTAAAGTTTTTGCTACTAGTGATGGTCAGCCAAAATTATCAATTGGTTATACAATTTCCGTATTGACAGATCTTGATATAAAAGAAGATATTTGTTTAAAAACAGGAAATATTTACTTTGACGGTAATATAAATGTTAATGGCTCAATACAAAATGGATTTAAAGTAAAGGGCGGAAATTTAAAAGCAAAAGAAATTCTTGCCGCAGATATTGATGTTACAGGGGATATTAAAACGGATGGGGGGATTATTGGTGCAACGATAAAATGTCAAGGAAACATACGAGCTAAATATATCTCTAAATCTAAAATCAATGTATATGGAGATGTTTTCGTTCAAAAAGAAGTTCTTGATTCGGAAATAATTTCGAGCGGAGCTTTCAAAGTAGAAAAAGGGAAAATAATTGCTTCAATAATTTCAGCTAAAAAAGGTATAGATGCGGTTGATATAGGAACAGAAATTTCTCAATCTTGCAAAATAAGAATTGGATGTGATGATTTAGCAGAAAGCGAAAAGCACGAACTTAATCTTGAACTCACAAAAATTAAGGAAAAAATTGAACAATTTTCAATAGAATTGCAAGCATTTGAAAAGAGAGAAAAAGAAATTCATAAAAAAATAAGTCTTTCTGCTCAAATACAGGATAGATCTAATGTTAACATTCGAAATTTAAGGCGCGCTATTAAAGAATTTGAACAAAAAAGCCAAGAAGCTAAAATTATCGAAGCTAATAATTTAATCAAAACTTTTGAAGCTAAAATTATCGAAGCTGAAAAAAATATTCCATTATTGTTTGATGAGCAAGATAAAATCGAAGATCTTATTAAACTTCAAAAAGAAAAAATAAAAATAGCTGAAAATGAAATTGAAGATTTTAATCAAAAAATAGATCAAATAACTGAAATAGCAAGCAAAATACCTTCGAATCCTTTATTAAACATTCGAGGAGAACTTATATCTGGAACTTCGGTTGCAGGACCGAATGTGTCTATGGTAATTCAAAACTCAATTAAAAAAATTAAAATTAAAGAAATACACAATACCGACCCTAAAGCTGAAAAAGAATGGGAGTTAAAAGCTATATCTGTTAAATAG